The following proteins are co-located in the Candidatus Omnitrophota bacterium genome:
- a CDS encoding TIGR03936 family radical SAM-associated protein has product MQKIIAKYSKTGPMIYISQLDLLRVFQRALRRAQVPFVLTKGFNPRPRISFKRALKLGVESFDEEVTFYLEPPLEPELFRQKLQKELPQGIEILSVKSEF; this is encoded by the coding sequence ATGCAGAAGATTATTGCCAAATACAGTAAAACCGGTCCGATGATTTATATCTCTCAATTGGATTTGTTAAGAGTTTTTCAACGTGCTCTTCGTCGGGCACAGGTTCCCTTTGTGCTTACCAAAGGATTTAACCCCCGACCGCGAATAAGCTTTAAACGGGCTTTAAAATTGGGAGTAGAAAGCTTTGACGAGGAGGTTACCTTTTATCTGGAACCACCGCTTGAACCTGAATTGTTTCGGCAGAAATTACAAAAGGAACTTCCCCAAGGTATTGAAATTCTCTCCGTAAAAAGTGAATTTTGA
- a CDS encoding Rne/Rng family ribonuclease, protein MSRDILINVEPKEVRVAVVTEHKLTDFFVERKDTQHIVGNIYKGKVTAVVPGIGAAFVDIGLDKNGFLYVDDVLKPPFELEEDFLSEEENNPSAFHKKDSIEAKLKVNDDILVQAIKEPLGKKGPRLTTHISIPGKHLVFMPNDPRTGISRRIADKKERERIKLILKKLNIPSGTGLIARTAGEKAEERDFVRDLHFLLKGWERISRLSRRVSSPYLLHAESELIIRILRDFFTEEIGNVYIDSREEYRKALHFTNYFSPHLKTRLRFYQEEVSLFTKMGIEKEIEKLYKRIVQLKSGGYIVIEQTESLVSIDVNSGKFVGKPGKGKTLEETAFIVNKEAAEEIARQIRLRNLGGIIIIDFIDMVLAENRDKVFRAFKDFLKEDKAKIKLYPFSQFGLIEMTRERRRSSIESVFYEKCPYCQGLGHVKTISTLANEALRRLKQTLTESKRRKITLFVHPDLAHKLSGEYSRFIRQIAKKHRSNIEIKSDANLHIEEINIR, encoded by the coding sequence ATGTCCCGAGATATTTTAATCAATGTTGAGCCTAAAGAAGTAAGGGTTGCGGTGGTAACGGAGCATAAACTTACAGATTTCTTTGTGGAGCGGAAAGACACCCAGCACATCGTGGGCAATATTTATAAGGGTAAAGTTACCGCTGTTGTGCCGGGAATAGGTGCAGCTTTTGTAGATATCGGATTGGACAAAAACGGTTTTTTATATGTCGATGATGTCTTAAAACCCCCTTTTGAACTAGAAGAGGATTTTTTAAGCGAAGAAGAAAATAATCCTTCCGCCTTTCACAAAAAAGATTCTATTGAGGCAAAATTAAAAGTAAACGATGATATTTTGGTTCAGGCCATTAAAGAACCCTTAGGGAAAAAGGGTCCGCGTCTTACGACCCATATTAGTATTCCCGGTAAGCACTTGGTGTTTATGCCCAACGACCCTCGCACAGGGATTTCCCGGAGAATTGCCGATAAAAAGGAGCGTGAGCGCATCAAACTTATCTTAAAGAAGTTAAACATTCCTTCTGGAACCGGCCTCATTGCCCGCACCGCAGGAGAAAAAGCAGAGGAGCGCGATTTTGTGAGAGACCTACATTTTTTGCTTAAGGGCTGGGAGAGAATTTCTCGCTTAAGCAGACGCGTAAGCTCTCCTTATCTTCTCCATGCAGAGAGTGAGTTGATTATCAGGATATTGCGCGATTTTTTTACTGAAGAAATAGGTAATGTTTATATTGATTCCCGAGAGGAATATCGTAAGGCGTTACATTTTACAAACTATTTTTCTCCACATTTAAAAACAAGATTGCGCTTCTATCAAGAAGAAGTTTCCCTTTTTACAAAAATGGGGATCGAGAAAGAAATTGAGAAACTCTATAAGCGGATAGTTCAGCTTAAAAGTGGTGGATATATAGTCATTGAACAGACAGAAAGCCTTGTTTCTATTGATGTAAATTCGGGTAAATTTGTGGGAAAACCCGGTAAGGGCAAAACTCTTGAGGAAACCGCTTTTATTGTGAATAAAGAAGCAGCGGAAGAAATTGCTCGCCAGATTCGTTTACGCAACTTAGGAGGTATCATTATCATTGATTTTATTGATATGGTTCTTGCCGAAAATCGTGATAAGGTGTTTCGTGCTTTCAAAGATTTTCTGAAAGAGGATAAGGCAAAAATTAAACTCTATCCCTTTTCTCAGTTTGGGCTTATTGAGATGACCCGTGAGAGAAGAAGAAGTAGTATTGAAAGTGTCTTTTATGAGAAGTGTCCTTACTGTCAAGGTTTAGGTCATGTTAAAACTATTTCTACTTTGGCTAACGAAGCCCTAAGAAGGCTGAAGCAAACGCTTACTGAAAGTAAAAGAAGAAAAATTACTCTCTTTGTGCACCCTGATTTAGCGCATAAACTTTCAGGAGAATATTCGCGCTTTATCCGT